Within Enterobacter sp. RHBSTW-00175, the genomic segment AACCCGGGGATTGATATCCCGGTTTATGGCGTTCCCGTCAATACTCGCGAAGCACTTGGCGTACTCCATTTCAAAGGCTTCATCATTGACGACAGCGTTCTGTATAGCGGCGCGAGTCTGAATGATGTTTACCTGCACCAGCTCGATAAATATCGTTACGACCGCTACCATCTGATTCGCAATCCGCAGATGGCTGACATCATGTTCAACTGGGTTGATAAGAATCTGGTGCATGGACGTGGCGTGAATCGTCTTGATAACCCTCACCGTCCCAAGAGCCCGGAAATTAAAAACGACGTTCGTCTCTTCCGCCAGGAATTACGTGACGCGATTTATCATTTTCAGGGTGATGCAAACAACGAGCAGTTATCTGTCACTCCGCTCGTTGGACTGGGCAAGTCGAGCCTGCTGAATAAGACCATCTTCCATCTGATGCCGTGCGCCGATCAGAAACTTACGATCTGCACCCCTTACTTCAACCTGCCGGCCGTGCTGGTGCGTAACATCATTCAGCTGTTACGTGATGGTAAGAAGGTCGAAATCATCGTGGGTGATAAAACCGCGAACGACTTTTTTATCCCGGAAGATCAGCCGTTCAAAATCATCGGTGCATTGCCTTATCTCTATGAGATTAACCTGCGCCGTTTCCTGAGCCGTTTACAGTACTATGTCAACACTGACCAGCTAGTTGTGCGCTTGTGGAAAGATGAAGACAATACCTATCACCTGAAAGGGATGTGGGTAGATGATGAGTGGATGCTGCTGACAGGTAATAACCTGAACCCGCGTGCCTGGCGCCTGGATCTGGAAAATGCCATTCTGATCCACGATCCACAGCATGAACTGGCCGCGAAACGTGAACGCGAACTGGATTTGATTCGCACGCATACCACGGTGGTGCGTCACTACCGCGATCTGCAAAGCATTGCTGATTATCCGGTGAAAGTCCGCAAGCTCATTCGCCGTTTGCGTCGGATCCGTATCGACCGCCTTATTAGCCGCATTTTGTAACGCCAGGCCCTGTCAACGACGGGGCTTTTTTTATGGAGCTCATTGTGCGTATACCTCTGCTGCTTACAATCCTCTGTCTGACTGGATGTAGCCACATGGCTAACGATAACTGGTATGGCCAGGACAAGGCTCAGCACTTTCTTGCCTCAGCAATGTTGTCCGCTGCGGGCAATGAATACGCACAACATCAGGGTTACAGCCAGGATCGTAGCGCGGCGATTGGTTTCATGTTTTCTGTAAGCCTTGGGGCATCCAAAGAGCTTTGGGACAGCCGCCCGGCAGGGAGCGGCTGGAGCTGGAAAGATTTCGCGTGGGATGTCGCCGGAGCAACCACCGGCTATGCCGTGTGGCAGATGGCGCATTATTAAAGGCGGATCCCCTTCCCTTTACGGTGCAGCATCAGAGAAACAATAAAGGCCAGCGCCCCCATGACGGTGACATACCAGAAGAAGGTCGTTTCGCTTCCCCATGATTTGAGAGACAGCGCGACATATTCAGCTGAGCCCCCAAACAGTGCGTTAGCCACCGCGTAAGAGAGACCAACCCCCAGAGCACGCACCTGTGCAGGGAACATTTCCGCTTTTAATATCCCGCTGATAGAGGTGTAGAAA encodes:
- the pssA gene encoding CDP-diacylglycerol--serine O-phosphatidyltransferase — its product is MLSKFKRNKHQQHLAQLPKISQSVDDVEFFYAPAHFRETLLEKIASATRRICIVALYLEQDEGGRGILNALYEAKRLRPELDVRVLVDWHRAQRGRIGAVASNTNADWYCRTAQENPGIDIPVYGVPVNTREALGVLHFKGFIIDDSVLYSGASLNDVYLHQLDKYRYDRYHLIRNPQMADIMFNWVDKNLVHGRGVNRLDNPHRPKSPEIKNDVRLFRQELRDAIYHFQGDANNEQLSVTPLVGLGKSSLLNKTIFHLMPCADQKLTICTPYFNLPAVLVRNIIQLLRDGKKVEIIVGDKTANDFFIPEDQPFKIIGALPYLYEINLRRFLSRLQYYVNTDQLVVRLWKDEDNTYHLKGMWVDDEWMLLTGNNLNPRAWRLDLENAILIHDPQHELAAKRERELDLIRTHTTVVRHYRDLQSIADYPVKVRKLIRRLRRIRIDRLISRIL
- a CDS encoding YfiM family lipoprotein gives rise to the protein MELIVRIPLLLTILCLTGCSHMANDNWYGQDKAQHFLASAMLSAAGNEYAQHQGYSQDRSAAIGFMFSVSLGASKELWDSRPAGSGWSWKDFAWDVAGATTGYAVWQMAHY